The Aethina tumida isolate Nest 87 chromosome 5, icAetTumi1.1, whole genome shotgun sequence genomic sequence ttgtatattaaaatatatttataatacagcAAAAACTTGTGTTGctcaaaatttgttgttaaccTAATCTACACGTACACTCGGCTAATTGtaaatcatgaaataaatagaaaaataaattaaacaattatgtacaaataaataattaaaaaagaaactaatTTCAGTGTCCACTTTTAAGGCCCATGGTGGCGGCGAACAGGGCGAAGAAGAAGCCGGCCAGTCCGGTCGCCCCGGTCAGCAGCACCAGGCCGCCGATCAGCACGGGGATGAGGGTGAAGAACTTGAGCTTGTAGGCGAGCAGCAGCGGCAGCAGGAACTTCTTGAATTTTTTCTTCACCTTGTACTTGCCGCGTTCCTGTCGGCTCGTCTCGTCGTCcattgtttctaaaattagaAGCGCCATTTTAGTTTTCACTCCATCTTCATAACTTTAAACTGATTCCTAATTATAAACTAGGACAACGACAAAAATAAGCAATAGTCACATGGAGGAATATCTGGAGTATACAATGGATGAGCTATAACATCCCTTTTAACACTTTGAAGCTTAATTTAAGTCTCTAATGAGAAATGTGGTCTTACGTTGTCATTTAGAAGCATAATCTCATCAAGACCAAGAAGAAAAGATTAACCTTAGTTTTGGCTTcctctttataattaaagccCTTATTGAGTACAAAATAGGACaaggacaaaaataaataataaatatttgttggatGAGGCAGAAGTTTctctttaacattttgaagccaCTTAATTCTTTAACCGAAGAAGtagattttataacaaaaacgaATAATTGTGGcataaattgatttgatttattttgcatTAAATATGACTGCAATTGATAACGCCACAGGCTAAACCGATGCGCCAAACAAATAATCCACATAAACCAGCACGGTAGAAAATAACAGTAGAATACGACAAGTACgtctgttaaaaaaaaaaattaggttaCAGTTATATATAGTTTCTTTTTAGATAATATGACATTAGGTTGAATTCTCCACATAATGGCATAGATCTACATAGCAATGTATTGTGActgtagtattttaaaatgcgtGGACGAAAGCAAAGACACTCATTAACTGGTGTAATatggaaattgtttttttacggctctttattttatgttacagtttaacaatttatatgtatacgCTAAATGTGACTgacaactttattattaaattgtaatgtgcgttattattatcataatacatattccataattggcaattacataaataataataaattatcaaaaataattgataaattaattgttttattatttattgtaagtattttatataactttttactgaataatgaataaattatttattaattttataaaatcatttactgTTAGCTTTTGTtgtcaatttcatttttataaagaaaaattatgtaGATAACACTGAAggaatgaaatgggaaaataatcattcaaaaaatcgttgaaaaatatttcaaaagaagGTAAATAACTcctttttaagtatttattgtgCACAAAGTAATTACTGTTAGTTACTttagttcattttatttctggaaagtaaaattatatagatacATCTGGatgaatcaaaagaaaaaactgttacacaatatattttaagaaaatgttttaaaacttaataaatatttatatttcagtcgTTAGTTGTTCATCAAACTAttaccaatttaataaaatcatatactGTTAGTTTCTGTTGtccatttcatttttaaaaagaataattatgtAGACAACACTGAAGgaataaaataggaaaataatcattcaaaaaatcgttgaaaaatatttcaaaagaagGTATATAACCcctttttaagtatttattgttCACAAGGTAATTACTGTTAGTTACTttagttcattttatttctggaaagtaaaattatatagatacATCTGGatgaatcaaaagaaaaaactgtTACACAATATActttaagaaaatgttttaaaacttaataaatatttatatttcagtcgTTAGTTGTTCATCAAACTAttaccaatttaataaaatcatatactGTTAGTTTCTGTtgtcaatttcatttttaaaaagaataattatgtAGACAACACTGAAGgaataaaataggaaaataatcattcaaaaaatcgttgaaaaatatttcaaaagaagGTAGATAACTCCTTTTTGAGTATTTATTGTTCACAAGGTAATTACTGTAGTTACTttagttcattttatttctggaaagtaaaattatatagatacATCTGGatgaatcaaaagaaaaaactgtTACACAATATActttaagaaaatgttttaaaacttaataaatatttatatttcagtcgTTAGTTGTTCATCAAACTAttaccaatttaataaaatcatatactGTTAGTTTCTGTtgtcaatttcatttttaaaaagaataattatgtAGACAACACTGAAGgaataaaataggaaaataatcattcaaaaaatcgttgaaaaatatttcaaaagaatgTATATAACCcctttttaagtatttattgttCACAAGGTAATTACTGTTAGTTACTttagttcattttatttctggaaagtaaaattatatagatacATCTGTatgaatcaaaagaaaaaactgttacacaataaactttataaaaatgtttaaaaacttaataaacatttatatttcagtcGTTAGTTGTTCATCAaactattatttctaatttaataaaatcatattagagaaattatttagataacaCTTAAGAGAAGAAAAATCTCAATTTTTACTAGAAAGTATAATTGTTACGATAgatacaataaacaaaatcgaAAGTCTGTTCACTACACAATAAAGCTTTTAggaatgttttaaacaaatatatactttttctcaattaaaattcaatccaTTCAGTTATTTTGTAActgtaaattttagtttaactgtcaataaatttctttagtttttatttattttatattatatatattatattattccaatttaataagaataaaataatttaaaaatatttaccattcTGTACGTTGAACAATGCCAGTTTCTAAAACAACTCGTGCCGTATTATTCAAATCgagaatacaaaaataaaaaatatatatttctaaaaatgtgaCCCAACTGACCGATCAACCGAGATCGACTTATGTCGATGGCAAATTACACATTTCAACGCAACAATGCCACGTTATTGTGGGACGAGATTCGCCACCACAAATTTCACTGTTCTAAATtcgatttttcaatattttctagtGCATGTTATTGACGGgccttaattttatgttaaaaacgcGCCTCCAATTGTTTACGATACGTGCGATCGGTTTTCTTTTTGGTGgggaaattaataactaatttggTTCTTTGTCggtttagtaaattaatccCGGTTTCCGGTTACGATCATGGATGAACGCATCACACCATAAATTACGACTGTGAACTTAATGGGATTTGAACAAATGAAACGCAAAGCAATTGCTACTTAAGTACTTATTAGAatgaatattacattttttaaagtagtTTAATTATCCCCCAAaactatttacaaattaacttttaatatatattgttgatgtatatatgtttattattattattatttgagatTTATGTCTACATATTTTAgacaatattgaatatttttataaaaaaatactttttaattatattgctttgttttgttattcatttaattaaaaaataaatatatttacttattgatgaattaataatttattctttttaacattattgtttagattttaactgaatttgttaacacaaatcaatattatcaaattttaataaatgttcacACTGCCATCTCTCTTTCAGAAGCTCAAGTAGCATATTACaggtttctttaattattacatcccactattttattttatatttatcatttattggcCTAAATCAGTAGAGTTAtagatatttaacataaagaatgattaattaataaattattaaataaaagcaattttataaagtcatattacaaaataatagaaacaacaaaatacgttttttattattattgagttttaagatatttataataatttattgaatagaaCAGATATTAGCAACATTAtcttctaatattaaatagtatgatgaataataaataattaaatattttttaataataattaaaatattaatatgtaatctATTTAGTTCTTCATTGATAATTGacgtgttaatatttaaatattccatacagACCTGAAATTGACAGGAGTAACTAActctcaattttattatcattttagtaatttaaaggACAATATAAggctaaatattattatttattctgttttaaaatatttttatataatatattgagtACCACAAAAATTGGCAAcgataaataacattattttcataaattaaatagtttaatgaataataaataactaaattatcatttttaaataacaattaaaatattaatgtataaatatttagttattcttTCATAATTGAcatttgtttccattttattatttaagtataaaatttcatacagaCCTGAAATTGACAGGAGTAactaactttcaattttattatcattttagtAGTTTAAAGGACAATATAAggctaaatattattatttattctgttttaaaatatttttatataatatattgagtACCACAAAAATTGGCAAcgataaataacattattttcataaattaaatagtttaatgaataataaataactaaattatcatttttaaataacaattaaaatattaatgtataaatatttagttattcttTCATAATTGAcatttgtttccattttattatttaagtataaaatttcatacagaCCTGAAATTGACAGGAGTAactaactttcaattttattatcattttagtAGTTTAAAGGACAATATAAggctaaatattattatttattctgttttaaaatatttttatataatatattgagtACCACAAAAATTGGCAAcgataaataacattattttcataaattaaatagtttaatgaataataaataactaaattatcatttttaaataacaattaaaatattaatgtataaatatttagttattcttTCATAATTGAcatttgtttccattttattatttaagtataaaatttcatacagaCCTGAAATTGACAGGAGTAactaactttcaattttattatcattttagtAGTTTAAAGGACAATATAAggctaaatattattatttattctgttttaaaatatttttatataatatattgagtACCACAAAAATTGGCAAcgataaataacattattttcataaattaaatagtttaaagaataataaataactaaattatcatttttaaataacaattaaaatattaatgtataaatatttagttattcttTCATAATTGAcatttgtttccattttattatttaagtataaaatttcatacagaCCTGAAATTGACAGGAGTAactaactttcaattttattatcattttagtAGTTTAAAGGACAATATAAggctaaatattattatttattctgttttaaaatatttttatataatatattgagtACCACAAAAATTGGCAAcgataaataacattattttcataaattaaatagtttaatgaataataaataactaaattatcatttttaaataacaattaaaatattaatgtataaatatttagttattcttTCATAATTGAcatttgtttccattttattatttaagtataaaatttcatacagaCCTGAAATTGACAGGAGTAactaactttcaattttattatcattttagtAGTTTAAAGGACAATATAAggctaaatattattatttattctgttttaaaatatttttatataatatattgagtACCACAAAAATTGGCAAcgataaataacattattttcataaattaaatagtttaatgaataataaataactaaattatcatttttaaataacaattaaaatattaatgtataaatatttagttattcttTCATAATTGAcatttgtttccattttattatttaagtataaaatttcatacagaCCTGAAATTGACAGGAGTAactaactttcaattttattatcattttagtAGTTTAAAGGATAATATAAggctaaatattattatttattctgctttaaaatattgttatataatgTATTGAGTACCACAGAAATTggcaacaataaataacattattttcataaattaaatagtttaataaataataattaactaaattattatttttaataacaattaaaatgttaatgtatatatatttagttattctTTCATAATTGAcatttgtttccattttattatttaagtataaaaattcatacagACCTGAAATTGACAGGAGTAACtaacattcaattttattatcattttagtAGTTTAAAGGACAACATGaggctaaataaataaataatttgtttaataattctcTTTAGAGTTACCtacataatttttctttgcGGGAATAAAATGGttgtaaacattattaaacataattttgttgtttaacgaataattattattaattatgtctaGAAATGgtttaataagtatttaaaatgttttattatttggttatatttatttatatatttcactgTTAATTGCGTAAGCTGTTAATAAAATGCCATGTGTGTATTcttattaacaacaataagcaatgacattaaaaatagtatgaAGATTATTCCAGCTTAACAGTACCAGATTAAATTACAACTATATAACCATTGTGCTCAAACTCAAGAATTTATTAcagtacaaaaacaaaaagtaaagATACTAAAAATGCATGTGTGTAATTGACAATCATTTATGGAATTTGTA encodes the following:
- the LOC126265549 gene encoding uncharacterized protein LOC126265549 — its product is MNGLLLLLLVVCVVVLGTSATDAEGRDAKCCEATRGLTTWQGSWEIFPTAGTWSFQTKLPETMDDETSRQERGKYKVKKKFKKFLLPLLLAYKLKFFTLIPVLIGGLVLLTGATGLAGFFFALFAATMGLKSGH